The Primulina eburnea isolate SZY01 chromosome 13, ASM2296580v1, whole genome shotgun sequence genome includes a region encoding these proteins:
- the LOC140808626 gene encoding large ribosomal subunit protein eL34-like, which yields MVQRLTYRKRHSYATKSNQHRVVKTPGGKLVYQTTKKRASGPKCPVTGKRIQGIPHLRPAEYKRSRLPRNRRTVNRPYGGVLSGSAVRERIIRAFLVEEQKIVKKVLKIQKAKEKVAAKS from the exons ATGGTGCAGCGGCTCACTTACAGGAAGCGGCACAGCTATGCCACGAAATCCAATCAACATCGTGTTGTCAAAACCCCCG GTGGGAAGCTCGTGTATCAGACTACTAAGAAGAGGGCAAGTGGTCCTAAATGCCCTGTTACTGGAAAGAGAATCCAAGGG ATTCCTCACTTGAGACCCGCTGAATACAAGAGATCTAGATTACCTAGAAATCGGAGGACTGTCAATCGTCCTTATGGTGGAGTGTTATCTGGTAGTGCTGTCAGGGAAAG GATCATTAGAGCTTTTTTGGTAGAAGAACAAAAGATTGTGAAGAAGGTTTTGAAGATACAAAAGGCGAAAGAAAAAGTTGCTGCTAAGAGCTGA